The DNA segment GCAGGCCGTTGGATTTCAGCGACGGCCGCATTTCCTGGGAGGCCAGCAGCAGGGCCCGGGAGATGCCCAAAGTAAGGGCTCCGGCCTGGCCGGCGATCCCGCCGCCGTCCACCTTGGCGGTGATGTCGTACTTGCCCACGGTGGCGGTCAGTTCAAAGGGCCGCTTGACCTGCATCACCAGGGTGGGCCGGCAGAGGTAATCCTCGCAGGTCCGCTCGTTGATGGTGATCTTCCCCTGGCCGGGAACCATTTTAACCTGGGCCACTGAACGCTTGCGTCTTCCGGTTGCTTTGTAAACAGCCTG comes from the bacterium genome and includes:
- the rpsI gene encoding 30S ribosomal protein S9, coding for MDQAVYKATGRRKRSVAQVKMVPGQGKITINERTCEDYLCRPTLVMQVKRPFELTATVGKYDITAKVDGGGIAGQAGALTLGISRALLLASQEMRPSLKSNGLLTRDPREKERKKYGQKKARKRFQFSKR